AGTTAAAACCACATCGGTATATTGTCTTTCGGGGTGTTCGCCATCAGGAGAAAGCATTGTCCCCAAAATATAAAAATAACCTAAATTTTGAAGATAAGATAGGGCAATTTCCTCTATTTCGTTTTCGGTAATGCTATTTCTCATCCTACTTTAGGATATGGGGATTCCCTGTTAACATATCTAACCCACAATCTCTGAAATCTTTGTCATTTGTAAGTAAAACAAAGTCGTTTTCTTCGCAAAGCGTTACGGTTGCTTTGTCCACAAAATCAAGTTCATCAACTGATAAAAAACTTTCTATTTCTTGGCTGTTAAAAGCTTTACCAACAACCTTGAATCGGGCTAGAATATCATTTTTTACGATGATATAGATGTCATCTAAAGCATCTTTTCCGTCTTCGCTGTTTCTAAAATCTTTGAATTTTTGGCCTGGATTTATCCTTTGATGTTCATTTCTCAAAATTCGATTGATGACTTCTGAAGTCACCAAAAAATCAACAAACAAATTATTCCCTTGTCTTAATAAATTGCTGAATACACGAGCATAATTTTTCTCATAAGAATGTTGCCCTGTAGGCCAAAATAAATAAATCAATACCATAGCATCAAAAAAAATATTTCTGCCATTCAGTTGATCAACATCTTGTAATTTATATTTAGCTCCCATAAGTCATCCTTCTGTTATTTCGTCAATGCTTCTTTGTAGGGCTTCAGGATCATTGTAATACAACTTAGCAGTAATTACAACTCTTTTTAAAGCTACTTTTCCTGATTCTGTCAAATCTGAAACACTTAGGTTTGCCTTGATAAATTCTTCTGAATGGTCTTTATATAGCTGACCGACTGCTGTATTTAAAAAAGCGGTTGTTAACATTTCTATATTCTGAAAGGAAAGGTGAACTTTTTTATTTTCTTTAAATGCTTTTAAAATCAGCTCAAAAACCTTTTGGCCATCTTCGGCTTCGACACCATATACATCTCCTATGGTGTTTACTATGTTTATTATTATATTATCCATTTTATTAAAATATATCATCTAATTCTATTTCGCTTTTTAGCGAATAATTATTATTATCATCTGTATTAAACTGCAAATTTACAATTGTTCCAGGAAATTCACCGTCAAAAGTCCTTGTTACCTGATCAGATTCATCAAATTGGTAAAAACCATCATAGCTTATTATTTGCATTTTACCTTTATTCAATCTTATGAATTCTCTAAGTACAGCCAACCCAATACCTCCAGATACGCCAACTTTAGTGGTCTTTTTGTCTTGAACTGCCCATGTGATAGCTTGTACTGCACTAAGATTACTACTAAACCGTTTATTTATTATTTCTTTAAAACCGACACCTGTGTCAACAATGGTGAATTCGATTTTGTTTTTAATAGGATAAAATTGTCCACATGTGTAAATAAAGTCACTTTTACTATGTATTTGTGCATTTACAAATATCTCATATATACCTTCCACCATTTTTTCTTTAACCCCTTGACTCATTTTGGGTAAATCTGCCATATGGCCTTCAATGAGTTCTTCTATCACATAATTTTTAAAATACTTACCATCCGTGGGTTTTAGTTTCTGAAATTTTATTGTTGTTTTATTATGGTCGATGGCTCGTTGCTTACCATAATAGGTAAGGAAATCGTTTTTGAGCAAAATTGCTTCTATCTGTGAGCTTATATTGTCAAAATAAACACGGTTAAGATTTGATGTAAATTTATCCAAGACTGCGCCAAGGGCTGCGCTCATATTTGCAGCAAAAAAGTTGAATAAATTGAGATGTATTTCGTCAAAAAATTGGTTTTTATTATTTTCATAGAAAGTAATCAACTTTTGATAACTCTCAAATGTGTTATTTATACTTGTTAGATTATTGATCATCTTATTTCTAATTTGCCACTCATCAACTTTGGTAATAAAGTATCTCGGGTTTGGGTTAATGATTGAATTTGAAATTGGTTTGTTAAGATTTTTTCATACAACGGTGTAACTACCTTTTCAAAATCCCTGATTACTTTTTCATCTGGGATTATTACTTCCATTTCTTGAAATGTTTTAGTTGTTATTGTGTCAAATACAGTTCCATATGAAAACGCTTTCATCATCAATATCATATTTTCAACCATTAGGAATAAAAAATAATCATTATTTGAATTAGACTTTAATCCATAATTTGATTGACTAATAGCCATTTCTTTTGAAAGAATACAATAGTTTCCAACTGTTCCTCTTGCCGAAATAATAGTAGTGAATTTCGGAAGTAATTTTGCCGCACTTTTCTTAATTCCTAATTCTGTAATTGTCTTTTCTGTTTCGATTATAAATTGATTATTATTACTTGTAATATCTTTTGCGGAAATCCAATTAATTGAGCCGTTCCAATATTCCTCTGTATCTGTTTTTGGCGTGCCCCCACTTAATAATATTGCTATTTCTAAAACACTTCCCATTCTCCAACCCTTCGGCAAACCATTTTCTAATACACCATCAAAGTTTGGAAAGTTGAAGTTTACAAACCATTCTTTAAACAGGGCTTGTGCCATTGCTTCAAGGGTTTGGTTCATTTCGTGGTTGAGTTCTATTTTGTCGTCAAGCGAAGTAAGGATTTGGGCGATTTGAGTTTGGGTTTCTTCATCTGGTACATTTATTTCAACCTTATTTAAAACCTCTGTTGTTAAACTCGGTACAGCCGAACCAACATTCATTGAAGCTAAATCCATTGACTTTAAAAGATAGTACAAATACTTTCCGTTGTTACCTGCTTTAATTTTGGTGTAAAACATAGTATCAACAGACCAAAAAGGAATGTTGAGATAAAACAAATTGCTCAAAGTTCCTTTTCGTGGTATCAAAATGCTTTCTTGTTCATATAATGGCGTATCAACATATCGCATAATTCCGCCCGAACCGTATAAAGGGATTTTCCCATCAGCCAAATGCTTATGGTCTTTGCCGTATTTTATTTCGACAAGTTCACTTAGCTTATATGTTTTCCAATCACTCATTGTAATTCAATATCGTATTCAGTTGAAATAATTTCTTTGGTTTCATCATCCCAAAGCATAGTTAATCCTTCTACAGGCTGCACCATTTTTTCACCATCTTTTGTAAAATGAATATTGATAATAGAAGAAACCAGGAGGTTTTCTACTTCATCTTCATTTGGAGATAGACGGCTAACATTTTTGCAAATGTCAGCAATGATGTAATTCTCAATTGTGAATTCTTTGCCTTCCATTAGAATTACCGTCATAGTGTTCAAATTGTCTCTCAGGTAATCGGTAAAATATTCTGTTTGTGCAAAATCGTGTATGGTTCTTTCTTTAATGTAGTTGTCGTAATCTTTTTGTATGTCAGCCAACACATTGTTCTCATCTTGCAAAATATTAATGTGGCGTTCCCATTTGGCTTTAAACTCAATCTCACAATTTTTGTAATCTCCATCTTTGGAAACAAAAATTACTTTGTTGTAGTCGGTGACACCCTCAAAGTGCATAAGGCTTTCCCAAACCAAGTTATCTTTAAATCCTGCATCCTTGTATTTGCCTGAATGAGCAAAGGGCTTCTTCTTACTTTCGTCTTTCATTACCCTCTTCATCATACTTTGCAGAACAGTGTTGGCAAGTTCATCTTTAATCTTCAACAGTTTTATTTCTTTGGTTGCCAAGTATTCATCGGCTTTTTCTTTGATAAACATAGTGCAATCAAATTCAACTTCTGGCAAAGCAATTTCTGAAATATGCGGCATTCCAGAAAGGCGTTTGGCTAGCTTTTGAAATTCTACAATATCAGTTTTGTATTGTCTGTGCTTTTGGTCTTTCAGTTCTTCAATAGCCCAAGTAGGAATAGCAATATGAATATCTTTGTTTAGATTTTTCTCTAAAATAAATTCTTCAATCACCTGAAACGGTCTGCCGAAAGCAAAAAAGCTATACGCCACTTCTCCTGCTTCGGTGCTTCGCAGAGAATTGGTATCAAAAACGATTAATGTTTTTAGTTTGTAGCTCATACTATTTTCATTACATTCATCATTGTATCATCTAAATGGTCAAAATCTCCATCAGTGGTCATTAACGGAATATCAAGAGAATAGGCAGTTGCAGCAATCCAAAGGTCGTTTTTGCCCATCTTTCTGGCTGATCCATTGAGAAGATTACCACTTTTGTCTTTGATTTTCCGCTTTGAGAATGCGTCAATTTCGGTATATGAGTCAATTAGTAACTGGTCAGCATTGGAAATGTCGATATAAGTAATTTCTTCAAGTATCTTGCTAAGCCGATCAATTTTAGGCTTGCCCCAATTGTTTTGAGCGATAAAAGATTCTAATTCTGCCTTTGTAGCAACCGAAACAATAACATTTGCTCCTTCATCATACTTTTCAAGCTCTTCAAGACATTTTTTACCCGTGGCTGTTTCTCTTACAATGTGAATGAATACACAGGTATCTATTACGATATTTTTCATCTGTGAATATCTTTAAGCATTTCTTTGAATTGTTCATCATTGATTTCATCTTTCAACAAGCCCGAAATACTTTTTAAGGCTGAAAGCGAGCTTGATTTTTTTGTCTTCTTAGCTTGAAACAGTAATTGTTGATGGGCAGTCATTGCTGTAGGTTTTTTAGAGAAGAATTTATCTCTTGCTCCCGGCTCGCTATATTCTTGTATTTCCACAAAACTCAATTGACCGTTTGGTTTGTAATGAGCCATTCCTGAAATAGTTACTTCCTTGCCCATAAAGCTGACAATTTTTTCAATGACGGTTTTGTCGTTGGCAAACACATTTACAAAACCTTGTTCTGTCTGTAAACCAAGTTTTCCTTTGGAAACCTTCATTTCATCCAATTGACCGTTTACGATTACCTTTTTAGGCTCAGGTATGCTGTCTTCCAACAGTCCTATTTTCTGAAAATCATCTTTTGTCAGGCGAACTTCTGCAATTGTTCCCCGATTAGCCATATAGAAAATTTCATTATCACTAATGAAGTTCTTCTTAAAACTCATTAATGATTTCAATAGTGGTTTGTCTAAGTCTGCATCTTCGCTTTCATCATTCAGGGCTGTTTGAAAAGAATGTATTACCAACGCCATTGGGGTTAATTGTAAAACTTCTTCTCGTGGTTTAAACATATCCATTTGAACCCCTTTGATGGTTTCCGAAAAGTGAGCACAGTCAATAGTGAGTGAAGTACCATCATAACCGCTTCCCGAAATACTTTGCAAACGCATTCCCAAAGCCTTTTTTAAGTTCTTATCAGGTATAATGTCACTAAATCCACGCAACCTGAACATTAATGCTTTGGTCGCAATGTCTTTGGTAGATTTTGTCAACAGGTTTAGTCGGTCAAACTCCAATAACCCATTGTCTTCATCTTCGCCTACTATTTTTATATCGTAATTCATTGTCTTATTTCAGTTTAAATTGTGTAACCAATTTTTTGCAAATTTAATTTAATGGTTTCGTCTAACTCATTGGCTTTTTGCATTTGTGCTGAAAGTGTTGCAGAAAGTGTTTGCATTTTTTCGTCAAATGTAACTCCGTCCTCGGCAACCTCTTTAAAATCAATGTATCTGCCTGGCGTAAGTATATAGTTGTTCTTGCGAACGTCTTGAATGTTGGCGGATTTACAAAAACCTGCAATGTCTTTGTAGTTGGCTTCAAAATCGGCTTTGCTTCTCCATTTATGGTAAGTGTCCGAAATTTTGTCAATGTCTTTTTCGCTTAACTCTTTTTGTTTACGGCTTATCATTGTGCCTAATTCTCGGGCATCAATAAAAAGAATTTCGTTGTTGCGGTTTCTAAGTTTGGTATTGCCTTCCTTGTTACGGGCCAAAAACCACAAACACGCTGGTATTTGTGTGTTGTAAAACAATTGCGAAGGCAAAGAAACCATACAATCTACCAAATCGTTTTCAATCAATTCTTTTCTGATTTGTCCTTCGGTAGCAATTTCTGAACTCATACTACCATTCGCCAACACTACTCCAGCCGTTCCAAAAGGCGCTAATTTACTAATGAACAATTGCAACCAAGCGTAGTTAGCGTTTCCTGTTGGCGGAACACCATATTTCCATTTATGTAATTCGGCTTTGTTAATGTTGTAGTCGCTTACATTAAAGGGTGGATTGGCAATTACATAATCCACTTTCAATTCAGGAAAAGCATCATTCATTAATGTATCTCCCAAAGCAATGTTGGCATCAATACCACGAATAGCCAAATTCATTTTAGCCAATTTGTAAGTGGTAGGGTTACTCTCTTGTCCGAAGATGGATATTTTGCCTTTGCGGTGTTCGTGCATTTCTATAAAGCGTTCGCTTTGCACAAACATACCACCACTTCCGCAAGCGCCGTCATATACACGTTTTTCGGGTTCGGGTGCAAGCATATCCACCAATATTTTTACAATGCTTTGCGGTGTATAAAACTGTCCACCTCTTTTGCCTTCGGCATCTGCAAACTGACCTAAGAAATATTCAAATACAAAACCCAAAACGTCTTTTCCTTTTCCGTCTTTGCCTTTGCTTAATGTGATAGAACCAATGAGGTCTATGAGTTCACCAAGGCGTTGTTTGTCTAACGCTGGACGTGCATAATCTTTGGGTAAAACTCCTTTTAGAGTTGGATTGTCTTTTTCAATGGCATCCATTGCATCGTCAATGTCTTTGCCAATGGTTGGTAATTTTGCTCTGCCTTGTAGCCATTTCCAACGTGCAGAAGGTGGTACATAAAAAACTCTTTCGGCTGTATATTCATCTTTGTCTTCTGGGTCTGCACCTGTTTCGTGTTTTGTTGCTTCTAATTTTTGGTACAATTCATCAAAAGCATCTGAAATATATTTTAAGAATATCAAACCCAAAACAACGTGTTTGTATTCAGCCGCATCCATATTGTTGCGAAGTTTGTCGGCTGCTTGCCAAAGGGTTTTCTCTAATTCTAAATTCTCGCTCATTTGTTGTCTTTTATTCTATATGTTTAATTGGCAAAGTTAATTTTTAATACATGTTATTCTTGTAAAAGTGTGTCCAATATGGGTTGGTGCGTTAGTGCAAAAGCAAATGTGCTGTATTGCGAAGACTTTGAGCGTGAAGATGCGACTTTTTTTATTTTGCTTAAGTGTTTGCATTTTGTCTTTCAATTTTCCGTTTGTTTATTGTCGATAATGTAGGAGAAGCATAACAACTAGTATCTGAATTTATCCAAATCACCAACCCTTCAAATAATCAAAACTCATCTTAATACTTTCCAAAGGTGTCCGGTCCCGGCACTCATCCTGTTCGACGTAAAAATATTTTAGTCCGGCGGCTTCAGAATGTTCAAATATTTTTTTGAAATCTATGCTTCCATTTCCGACTTCCGTAAAAAATTGCTCTTCGTCTTTAGCCATATCTTTGATGTGCCATGAAGGAAATCTGCCGGGGTTTGCTTTCATTAATTCGACAGGATCTACACCTGCTTTGGTTGTCCAGTACATATCCAATTCAAAAACCATTTTGTCCGGATCAGTCTCTTTCAGTAAGATGGTAAAAGGTATTTGACCTTCGATAGGTTCAAATTCGAAGTCATGATTGTGATGACCGAAGATTAAACCATAGGACTTTGCAGTTTCTGAACATTTATTAAAAAGTTCTGCGACACGACGATAATCATCCAATGTTTTTCGTTCATCCGGCTGAAAGTATCCGCAAAAAATTGCTTCCTGTCCAACATTTTTAGCATCTTCACAGACGCCTTCCCATTCGTTGGACATTGTTCGTTTTAAATCAGGGGTTAGAATGCCTGTACCAACATGCCCACTTTGCATTTTTAGGCCAAAATCTGTTAATATATTTTTGAACTCAGACGGCGACATACCATAATACTTGCCTTCATTATATCCGGCACATTCCACATCTGTATATCCGATTTCTGCAATGGATTTAAGGGTTGAAACAGGATCAGTTGCCATTAATTCCCTGACGGTGTATAATTGTACTCCAATGTCAGATACTTTCAAAGCATTTTTTTTGACTTCTGTACTTTTAGATCCGCAATTCATCAGTACCATACTTCCTCCCGCAAAAAATGCAGTTTCCTTTAAAAATGTTCTACGTCTCATTTTAAATGACTTTTTATTTCAGGCTAAAGATACATTTTGGAACTTAAATGTACAAAAGCTATCAAAAATAATTACTCTCCTATTTGGCTATCCTAATTAAAATCAGGTAGGTCCATTCTGATGCGGAGTTCATTAGGTAAATAATTGTTGATTCTGTTCCCCAGATTTTTAACCCAACCGAGACCTAAACCTCCATAACATATTAGAGTCCAACCGGTCTTGTCAGAATGAATGTCAGCCAATTCTTTTTTTAAAAACTTCAATGCAGATTCTTTATCCAAATCTACTTTCGTGATACTATCAGAAACCATCAATGATAAAGCAAGTCCGTGATCTGGTAAAAACAGATCCTTATTCAATTTACCCACATCTACTCCGCAATGAATTAATTTTAATGCCGAGTGAATCAGGTCGAAATCATTTTTCCATTTAGCCGGAATGGCATGAATCATACCGGTTTTGTCTCTGATCAATGCCATATCATCATCAGGGATGAGCCAATTATTTAAATGTGTACTTTCTTTTGTGGTTAGTAATTCCAATGACTTCGTAGCCTTTCCGGTTTTTGCCGAACTGTTGACCGTGTTATCACTGGGTTTTTGCAAGACTGAAATAAAAAAACCTTCTCCTTCAATCCGGTGCGGGTAAAATTGAAATCCTTGCACACCATTCAGTTCTTTCTTTACTACTCCCTGAAATTCATCCAATCCGGCATCTAAGGAATCCAAGCCAAACTCATTGCACATCCAATGTATATTACGGATATTTTCATCACTGTTATAGGTACAGGTAGAATAAATCAGTGTTCCGCCCGGTTTCAATGCAGGTAGTACATCCGAAACGATGCGTTTTTGTCTGCTGCAGCAGAGTGCAACATTGTCAGGTGACCATTCAATGGCAGCGTTGTGGTCTTTCCGGAACATACCTTCTCCCGAACAGGGTGCATCCACGAGTATGGTATCAAAAAAATCTGGTAATTTTTGGAAATCGACGGGATCATTACTGGAGACAAGCACGTTTGAATAGCTGTCTTTTGTCATATTTTGTTTGAGTACATAAGCCCTGTTTCTTATCACTTCATTGCTTACCAATAAACCTTTTCCATCTAACCAGGATGCAATTAAACTGCTTTTTCCACCGGGTGCAGCACATAGGTCCAGAATTCTGAGTCCTTTTTCTGAGCTATAAAATTGATCAAGAATACTCCAGACGGACATAGAAGAAGCCTCCTGTACATAATACGCACCTGCATGAAACGCAGGATCAAGCGTAAAAGATGGTCTTTCATTCAGATAAACACCATACGGACACCAGGGCACTCCTTTGTCAAAGACCGTTTTTATTTTTTTATTTCGGTGAAGACGGATGGAAACCGGACTTTCGCCGTTAAGGGTATTTTGCAATTTTGCCCATTCAACTTCCCCGATTTCACGGGTCATTTGTTCAGCAAAGGATGGTGGTACTGTCAGCATCGGTTTCAATTTGGTACTTGTATTTTTGACTTTTTTCTTAAATAGTATTTATAAATTTCTGCCCAAAAAACACTGATAAAAGCAGTTGTTACTAAACGGATCAAAATGTCAAATGTAAGCATATTAAATTGAAAGAATTCTGCAAAGTAAGGGATGTAAATAAGTAAAGCTGTGAGAATCAATGTGGCAGCTACTATAATAGGAAGAAGGTTGTTTTTGTAGCGAAAAGTTGTCAGGAAAGAATAATAAAATGATCTGTTTACAAAAGTTAAAAATATATTTGCAAATATGATGGTCAAAAAAACCATCGTCCTTACAGAATCTTCTGAAACACCCAGTCCAACACCATATCTGTACATTAAAAGCACACCGGCGGTTATTCCAAGTCCCTGAATAATACTCATGCTCAACTCTTTCAAATTCAGAAAATCATTTGTGGCAGTTCTGGGCGGTTGTAACATGATATTTTTTTCAATGGGTTCATTTTCATAGACGATCGAACAGGTAGGTCCCATGATCAGTTCGAAGAAGATGACGTGCACCGGACTGAAAATAATCGGATATTCCCAGCCCATCAATAATGGAACAGCGACGGCCAAAATGATAGGAATATGAATCGATACGATATATCGGATAGCTTTTTTCAGATTGATATGAATTTTACGACCCATCATGACTGCTTCACTCATTCGACTGAAATCATCATCGGTCAGAATAATGGATGCCGAATTCTTAGCAATTTCAGTTCCTCGTTTTCCCATCGCAATACCGATATTCGCTGCTTTTAGTGCCGGTCCGTCATTGACTCCATCACCTGTCATGCCGACAATATGTCCCTTAGATTTTAATGATTTGATAATTCTCAATTTTATTTCAGGGTACATTCGGGTGAATATTGAATTCTGCAGAACAGCTTCTGAAAAGTCTTCGTCATTTAAATCTTTAATTTGATCCGCACTGATGACTTTTGTGGCGTTCGGAAATTTCGCTTGATTTGCTATGGCAACTGCTGTTTCTGTGTGATCTCCGGTGATCATTTTGAGTTGTATTCCGGCATTACTAAGGGTATTGAATACTTTTTCGATATTTTTTTTAGGAGGGTCATAAAATGCCAATAACCCTTTGAATTTAAAGATAAATTCTTTTTGAGATTCCGGATAATTTGTAGAAGGGTGCTCCACCATTCCTGCTGCCAGAAGTCGGTATCCTTGTTCTGAAAGTGATTTTACAACAGCAAACACTTCTTCTTTTTCTTTAGGTGAGAGATCTGATTGTTGTATAATCGCTTCAGGTGCACCCTTGGATGCGATAATTAAATCGTTGGTAGTCTGGTGTTGAAAAACATGAGTCATCAGGGGTGGCGTTCCTCCCAAAGGATATTCATGTACCATTTTATAATCCGCTCTCTCATCTGTTTTTGTAAATTGTCCGTACCAGTTGTGGATATCTTTTTCCATCGGGTCGAATGGTACAGGTTCGCTGGCCCACATTGCCGAACTTATCAGAGGGATGACTTTAATTGAATCCGTAGTGCTTTCTATCTCAACAATTTCCTTTGTTTCAGAAATATAGAGCATTTTGAGTTTCATGGCATTTTCCGTAATCGTACCGGTTTTATCCACACAAATAATACTCGCAGCACCCAATGCTTCAATGGTACCGGGTCTTTTGACGATGATTCCGGATTGTAGTAATCTCCATGCACCCAATGCCATAAAAGTCGTAAAAGCCACCGGTATTTCTTCCGGCAGTATAGACATTGCAATGGTCAGACCTTGTAAAAGGGATTCACCGATCTGCCCTGTCAGGTAGTAACTATAACCCCAGATAACTAAAAAAAATACAACACCAATTGCAGCCATATTGCGGACAAACCGGTTGATCTGTATCTGCAAAGAAGATTTTTGGTCTTCGATGCTCTCTATGGAAGTTGCAATTTTACCCAAACGGGTGTTTTTGCCAATTGCCGTGATTTCCGCTACTGCCTGACCACTGACGGCAATCGTTCCCTGATAAATTTTGGATAGCTCCGGGTCAGATGTATCTTTGGTTACGGACATTGATTCACCTGTCAGAATAGACTCCATTACAGAGAAGTCATTCATTTGTCTGATGATTCCGTCAGCCGGAACAAATTCCCCTTCAGAAGTTATAAAAATATCTCCGATGACTAATTCTTCCGTTTCAACTGTGATCAGTTCATTATTTCTGATGACAGAAGCAGTTGCTTTTGTATAATTTTTAAGTGCCTCAGTGGCTCGGCGATTGCGACTGTCTTGAAAAAATGAAATGGCAGAAACAATAATTATTGCTCCGGTCATGAACCAACCTTCTGAAGTTTCACCGAGAAAAAAGTAGATCCCTGCACAAAACAATAAAATCAAAAACATCGGCTCAGTCACCGTATCCCTTAAAGAAATCCATATCGGGTTTTTACCCGTTTCCTGTTTGTTACGACCATACTTTTCTGCAGAAGCCTGAACTTCAGCATCAGTTAGACCTTCAAAAGGAAATGGATTTGCACTCATTATCAGCAGAATTTAAAAACTCAAAAGTAAAGGTAATGAAATCGGGAGACATATTTTTATTTCAATTTTGATTGAGATCACATAAATTCTAATCATCCAGATAATCCCTGATTTTTACTGCAAGAGATTTACCGGCTAATTTCTCTATTTCTTCGATGCCTGATTCCTTTAACCGCTGGACGGAACCAAAATGTTTCAGTAATTTTTCAGCAGTTTTTGGACCTATGCCCGGTATATTACTAAGCTGACTTCCTAAAAAATGTTTTGATCTCTGATCCCTGTGAAAGCTGATAGCAAATCGATGGGCTTCATTTCGGGCTTGTTGTATTAGCTTTAGGGACTCCGATTTTTTATTGATATATAAAGGAATGGAATCTCCCGGAAAAAAAATCTCTTCCAGTTTTTTGGCTATTCCTATGACAGTTACTTTATGGAGGATATCCAGTTTTTCAAGACTTTTAACGGCAGAACTTAATTGCCCTTTACCACCATCAATGATTATCAGTTGCGGCAGCGATGCATTTTCTTCTGTCAATCTTTTGTACCTTCTGTACACGACTTCTTCCATAGATGCAAAATCATCAGGTCCCACGACTGATTTGACTTTAAAATGTCTGTAATCTTTATTACTCGGCTTTGCATTTTTAAACACCACACAACTGGACACCGGATGACTCCCCTGAATGTTGGAATTATCAAAACACTCAATATGAAAGGGTGTCTCTTTCATCATCAGGTCGTTTTTAAGTGTGGTGAGTATCCGTTCTGTTCCGGACATCTTTTTTTTGCTGTTCATCACTTCCTTCCTTTTCTGGAGCATGTAGT
The genomic region above belongs to Saprospiraceae bacterium and contains:
- a CDS encoding DUF4935 domain-containing protein produces the protein MSYKLKTLIVFDTNSLRSTEAGEVAYSFFAFGRPFQVIEEFILEKNLNKDIHIAIPTWAIEELKDQKHRQYKTDIVEFQKLAKRLSGMPHISEIALPEVEFDCTMFIKEKADEYLATKEIKLLKIKDELANTVLQSMMKRVMKDESKKKPFAHSGKYKDAGFKDNLVWESLMHFEGVTDYNKVIFVSKDGDYKNCEIEFKAKWERHINILQDENNVLADIQKDYDNYIKERTIHDFAQTEYFTDYLRDNLNTMTVILMEGKEFTIENYIIADICKNVSRLSPNEDEVENLLVSSIINIHFTKDGEKMVQPVEGLTMLWDDETKEIISTEYDIELQ
- a CDS encoding restriction endonuclease subunit S; its protein translation is MSDWKTYKLSELVEIKYGKDHKHLADGKIPLYGSGGIMRYVDTPLYEQESILIPRKGTLSNLFYLNIPFWSVDTMFYTKIKAGNNGKYLYYLLKSMDLASMNVGSAVPSLTTEVLNKVEINVPDEETQTQIAQILTSLDDKIELNHEMNQTLEAMAQALFKEWFVNFNFPNFDGVLENGLPKGWRMGSVLEIAILLSGGTPKTDTEEYWNGSINWISAKDITSNNNQFIIETEKTITELGIKKSAAKLLPKFTTIISARGTVGNYCILSKEMAISQSNYGLKSNSNNDYFLFLMVENMILMMKAFSYGTVFDTITTKTFQEMEVIIPDEKVIRDFEKVVTPLYEKILTNQFQIQSLTQTRDTLLPKLMSGKLEIR
- a CDS encoding sugar phosphate isomerase/epimerase, coding for MNCGSKSTEVKKNALKVSDIGVQLYTVRELMATDPVSTLKSIAEIGYTDVECAGYNEGKYYGMSPSEFKNILTDFGLKMQSGHVGTGILTPDLKRTMSNEWEGVCEDAKNVGQEAIFCGYFQPDERKTLDDYRRVAELFNKCSETAKSYGLIFGHHNHDFEFEPIEGQIPFTILLKETDPDKMVFELDMYWTTKAGVDPVELMKANPGRFPSWHIKDMAKDEEQFFTEVGNGSIDFKKIFEHSEAAGLKYFYVEQDECRDRTPLESIKMSFDYLKGW
- a CDS encoding SAM-dependent DNA methyltransferase, which produces MSENLELEKTLWQAADKLRNNMDAAEYKHVVLGLIFLKYISDAFDELYQKLEATKHETGADPEDKDEYTAERVFYVPPSARWKWLQGRAKLPTIGKDIDDAMDAIEKDNPTLKGVLPKDYARPALDKQRLGELIDLIGSITLSKGKDGKGKDVLGFVFEYFLGQFADAEGKRGGQFYTPQSIVKILVDMLAPEPEKRVYDGACGSGGMFVQSERFIEMHEHRKGKISIFGQESNPTTYKLAKMNLAIRGIDANIALGDTLMNDAFPELKVDYVIANPPFNVSDYNINKAELHKWKYGVPPTGNANYAWLQLFISKLAPFGTAGVVLANGSMSSEIATEGQIRKELIENDLVDCMVSLPSQLFYNTQIPACLWFLARNKEGNTKLRNRNNEILFIDARELGTMISRKQKELSEKDIDKISDTYHKWRSKADFEANYKDIAGFCKSANIQDVRKNNYILTPGRYIDFKEVAEDGVTFDEKMQTLSATLSAQMQKANELDETIKLNLQKIGYTI
- a CDS encoding ATP-binding protein, whose amino-acid sequence is MNNLTSINNTFESYQKLITFYENNKNQFFDEIHLNLFNFFAANMSAALGAVLDKFTSNLNRVYFDNISSQIEAILLKNDFLTYYGKQRAIDHNKTTIKFQKLKPTDGKYFKNYVIEELIEGHMADLPKMSQGVKEKMVEGIYEIFVNAQIHSKSDFIYTCGQFYPIKNKIEFTIVDTGVGFKEIINKRFSSNLSAVQAITWAVQDKKTTKVGVSGGIGLAVLREFIRLNKGKMQIISYDGFYQFDESDQVTRTFDGEFPGTIVNLQFNTDDNNNYSLKSEIELDDIF
- a CDS encoding PIN domain-containing protein translates to MKNIVIDTCVFIHIVRETATGKKCLEELEKYDEGANVIVSVATKAELESFIAQNNWGKPKIDRLSKILEEITYIDISNADQLLIDSYTEIDAFSKRKIKDKSGNLLNGSARKMGKNDLWIAATAYSLDIPLMTTDGDFDHLDDTMMNVMKIV
- a CDS encoding type II toxin-antitoxin system VapC family toxin, translated to MGAKYKLQDVDQLNGRNIFFDAMVLIYLFWPTGQHSYEKNYARVFSNLLRQGNNLFVDFLVTSEVINRILRNEHQRINPGQKFKDFRNSEDGKDALDDIYIIVKNDILARFKVVGKAFNSQEIESFLSVDELDFVDKATVTLCEENDFVLLTNDKDFRDCGLDMLTGNPHILK
- a CDS encoding STAS-like domain-containing protein, translating into MDNIIINIVNTIGDVYGVEAEDGQKVFELILKAFKENKKVHLSFQNIEMLTTAFLNTAVGQLYKDHSEEFIKANLSVSDLTESGKVALKRVVITAKLYYNDPEALQRSIDEITEG